In Spinacia oleracea cultivar Varoflay chromosome 5, BTI_SOV_V1, whole genome shotgun sequence, a single window of DNA contains:
- the LOC110785136 gene encoding acetylajmalan esterase, translated as MKHFDFTLYFLLLCITTIITCQGVLETSLTSKGTQKMAMQFEAIYQFGDSLSDTGNLIRESTGARTAYARLPYGQTYFHHPTGRCSDGLLMVDYFAMYFNLPLLNPYLAKGSDFTNGANFAVAGATALDVSALAARNVSLPLTQSNLAMQLRWFRSLLYSTLTDPIEIREKLEKSLVLMGEIGGNDYNFAFFQGKTLHQVYQLVPHVVQTIKDAATEVIQLGATNIVVPGNFPIGCVPLYLVKFGTNDASKYDELQCLKDYNDFSKYHNDLLIEAVQELQQENPGVVVAYGDYYSALTWVISHAPRLGFERNGSKKACCAIGRNPYNYDLKRSCGSPGVPVCQDPSKTVNWDGIHMTQEGNKNVARWLLRQFVPTLQRRRHA; from the exons ATGAAGCATTTTGACTTCACATTGTATTTCTTGTTGCTATGTATTACCACTATAATTACATGTCAAGGTGTCCTAGAAACTTCCCTTACAAGCAAAGGAACACAAAAAATGGCAATGCAATTTGAAGCCATCTACCAATTTGGTGACTCCCTTTCCGACACCGGCAACTTAATTCGGGAATCCACCGGAGCAAGAACCGCTTACGCGAGGCTTCCATATGGACAAACCTACTTCCACCATCCTACTGGCCGTTGCTCCGATGGCCTTCTTATGGTGGATTACTTTG CTATGTACTTCAACCTACCATTACTGAATCCATATCTTGCCAAAGGAAGTGACTTCACAAATGGAGCCAATTTCGCCGTAGCAGGCGCTACCGCTCTTGATGTATCGGCTTTGGCTGCTCGAAATGTATCTCTACCACTTACACAGAGTAATTTGGCTATGCAACTTCGTTGGTTTAGATCTCTCCTCTACTCTACTCTCACCGATCCAATAG AAATCAGAGAAAAATTGGAAAAATCTTTGGTACTAATGGGAGAAATTGGAGGCAATGACTACAACTTCGCTTTCTTCCAAGGCAAAACTTTGCATCAAGTTTATCAACTTGTTCCTCACGTTGTACAAACCATTAAAGATGCTGCTACG GAAGTGATTCAGCTTGGAGCTACTAATATAGTGGTGCCCGGGAACTTCCCAATTGGTTGTGTACCTCTTTATCTTGTTAAATTTGGAACCAATGATGCATCAAAGTACGATGAACTTCAATGCCTTAAAGATTACAATGACTTCTCAAAGTATCACAATGATCTTTTGATAGAAGCCGTCCAAGAGTTGCAACAAGAGAACCCGGGTGTTGTCGTTGCGTATGGGGATTACTACTCTGCCTTGACATGGGTCATTAGTCATGCTCCTCGATTAG GTTTTGAGCGAAATGGATCAAAGAAGGCATGTTGTGCAATTGGTCGCAATCCGTATAACTATGACTTAAAAAGAAGTTGTGGAAGTCCTGGAGTTCCAGTTTGTCAAGATCCAAGTAAAACAGTAAATTGGGACGGAATACATATGACTCAAGAGGGAAACAAAAATGTTGCAAGATGGTTATTAAGACAATTTGTACCTACGCTTCAAAGACGACGTCATGCTTAA